A stretch of the Filimonas lacunae genome encodes the following:
- a CDS encoding sensor histidine kinase, which yields MITKQLEPHFAEDVRRIQELEIVPAILELICKTTGMRFAAVARVTDDRWIACAVKDEVDFGLQPGGELRIETTICNEIRDSVKPVVIDEVATDAAYCAHHTPRMYGFQSYISIPIILKDNTFFGTLCALDARPMPLKAGNMVDMFTLFADLIAYHLLSRDQLRNSGTALQVAKEELADTLNELRQFDHLSRHTLQEPLRKLQLYSDMIASGKTIAADKTQQLAERINSLAKQCSAMIKELTDYNALHQPEQVFKPVDLNIAVQNALTRLHPKMEKLKAVVYTDYLHTIPGVGSQLNQLFYHFLDNALNYSLPGKAPVIKISSVLLEGEALLHYKPDAAYSSYCRVCIEDNGIGINKAYQETVFDLFVRLNPGEHFPGMGTGLSQCKKIVRNHEGAILVESEEGAGCTFSLIFPVEKQGVTKC from the coding sequence ATGATAACCAAACAACTAGAACCGCACTTTGCAGAAGATGTACGCAGGATACAGGAACTGGAGATAGTACCTGCCATACTGGAGCTGATTTGTAAAACAACAGGGATGCGCTTTGCTGCGGTAGCACGTGTTACGGATGACCGCTGGATAGCCTGCGCAGTAAAAGATGAAGTTGATTTTGGATTACAACCCGGAGGGGAGCTGCGTATAGAAACCACTATTTGTAATGAAATAAGGGATAGCGTTAAACCGGTGGTGATTGATGAAGTGGCCACTGATGCAGCTTATTGTGCGCATCATACCCCCAGGATGTATGGCTTTCAGAGCTATATATCTATACCGATCATTCTAAAGGATAATACTTTTTTTGGTACCCTGTGTGCTTTAGATGCCAGGCCAATGCCATTAAAGGCGGGTAATATGGTGGATATGTTTACGTTGTTTGCCGATTTAATTGCTTATCATTTACTTTCCCGCGATCAGCTGCGTAACAGCGGCACTGCCTTGCAGGTGGCTAAAGAGGAACTGGCCGATACGCTGAATGAATTGCGACAGTTTGATCATTTGAGCAGGCATACTTTACAGGAGCCTTTGCGTAAACTGCAATTGTATTCGGATATGATTGCATCGGGCAAGACAATTGCTGCTGATAAAACCCAGCAACTGGCAGAGCGGATCAATAGCCTGGCCAAACAGTGTTCGGCTATGATAAAGGAGTTGACAGATTACAATGCGCTGCATCAGCCAGAGCAGGTGTTTAAGCCGGTAGACCTGAACATTGCTGTGCAAAATGCCTTAACCAGGCTACATCCCAAGATGGAAAAGTTGAAAGCCGTTGTATATACAGATTACCTGCATACCATTCCCGGTGTAGGCTCACAACTCAATCAGCTATTTTATCATTTCCTCGATAATGCACTCAATTATTCCTTGCCAGGTAAAGCACCGGTGATTAAAATTTCTTCTGTACTGCTGGAGGGAGAAGCGTTATTGCATTATAAGCCTGATGCAGCCTATAGCAGTTATTGCAGGGTGTGTATAGAGGACAATGGTATAGGGATTAACAAAGCCTATCAGGAAACGGTTTTTGACCTGTTTGTTCGCCTGAATCCGGGCGAGCATTTCCCGGGCATGGGCACCGGGCTTTCGCAATGCAAGAAGATTGTAAGAAACCATGAAGGCGCTATTCTTGTGGAGTCGGAAGAGGGCGCAGGATGTACATTTTCCTTGATCTTTCCTGTAGAAAAGCAGGGGGTAACAAAATGCTGA